One region of Hymenobacter sediminicola genomic DNA includes:
- a CDS encoding DoxX family protein: protein MELSNQLPLAGHRRNSSSNPVWMDVLRILLGLVLFVKGVAFLDHTSDVFYLLSQQQNFAELKKATLFFSIFHIVGGLMIAAGALTRFALLCQIPILLGAVLIVNPQNGFGLENRELWVSMVVLGLLLFYMVVGPGRFSVDNKIFRGQKQ from the coding sequence ATGGAACTCTCCAATCAGTTGCCTTTGGCTGGGCACCGCCGCAATAGCTCCTCCAATCCGGTTTGGATGGATGTGCTCCGTATCCTGCTGGGCTTGGTTTTATTTGTGAAAGGCGTTGCCTTCCTAGACCACACCAGTGACGTTTTTTACCTGCTGAGCCAGCAGCAGAACTTCGCGGAACTCAAAAAGGCAACCCTCTTTTTCAGCATCTTCCACATTGTCGGCGGGCTCATGATAGCCGCCGGGGCCCTGACCCGGTTTGCACTACTCTGCCAGATTCCTATCCTGCTGGGAGCCGTGCTCATCGTAAACCCTCAAAACGGGTTCGGGCTGGAAAACCGGGAGCTTTGGGTTTCCATGGTGGTGCTGGGGCTGCTTCTGTTTTATATGGTGGTGGGCCCAGGCCGGTTTTCGGTAGACAACAAGATTTTCCGGGGTCAGAAACAATAG
- a CDS encoding alpha/beta fold hydrolase has translation MPSRLHYHVYGTGPRVVLAFHGYGQSQAHWRAVLDALGDGLTVYAFDLFYHGRSHLLKADAPLRKQRLAEMLHDFLQQEGIHEFSLLAFSMGAKFALTAAEQFPEQVKNIWLIAPDGLQRQFWYALATYPPWMRGVLGRAVLKPENLLRFLGRLEKHRVVPSRLVRFAEWQLDSREKRLRVYRSWVGFRQLTFDLGQLAAVLNRRPIPVTFFLGRHDVVIPHAGLQRFTKALRAGRTLLLEAGHGGLLHNVAAYLRQHPEVRL, from the coding sequence ATGCCAAGCCGCTTGCACTACCACGTATATGGCACCGGGCCGCGCGTGGTGCTGGCTTTTCATGGCTACGGGCAGAGCCAGGCACACTGGCGCGCGGTACTAGACGCGTTAGGTGATGGGCTGACCGTGTATGCCTTCGACCTGTTTTACCACGGCCGCAGCCACCTGCTCAAAGCTGATGCTCCACTCCGCAAACAGCGGCTGGCCGAAATGCTACATGACTTTCTGCAGCAGGAAGGCATCCACGAATTCAGTCTGCTGGCCTTCAGCATGGGCGCCAAATTTGCGCTGACAGCCGCCGAGCAGTTTCCGGAGCAGGTAAAGAACATCTGGCTGATTGCGCCCGACGGTTTGCAACGGCAGTTCTGGTATGCCCTGGCTACCTATCCGCCCTGGATGCGCGGGGTGCTGGGCCGGGCCGTGCTGAAACCCGAGAATCTGCTGCGGTTTCTGGGGCGGCTGGAAAAGCACCGGGTGGTGCCGTCTCGCCTCGTGCGCTTCGCCGAATGGCAGCTGGATAGCCGCGAAAAGCGCCTGCGCGTGTACCGCAGCTGGGTTGGTTTTCGGCAGCTCACCTTCGATTTGGGCCAGCTGGCCGCCGTGCTCAACCGCCGCCCTATACCCGTCACGTTTTTCTTGGGCCGCCACGATGTAGTGATTCCCCATGCTGGCTTGCAGCGTTTCACGAAGGCTTTGCGTGCCGGCCGCACTCTGCTGTTGGAGGCTGGGCACGGTGGCCTGCTGCACAACGTAGCTGCCTATCTGCGCCAGCATCCAGAGGTGCGGCTCTAG
- a CDS encoding DUF502 domain-containing protein gives MRKLFNYFLNGFLIVAPIGLTIYILYAVFHWLDNLFPNYGVPGLGLVVAVFLVTIVGFVAKSFMVRPFLVIAERLLHRTPLVSIIYSSLKDLFDAFVGDNQKFNCPVLVRLNGQDNVYKMGFITQDNLAALQREDLVAVYFPHSYNFSGELVLVQPAAISYLELPSSEVMKFIVSGGVSRIG, from the coding sequence ATGCGTAAACTGTTCAATTACTTTCTCAACGGGTTTCTTATCGTGGCGCCCATTGGCCTCACGATATATATTCTGTACGCCGTATTTCATTGGCTCGATAACCTGTTTCCTAACTACGGCGTGCCGGGCCTGGGGCTGGTAGTTGCCGTTTTCCTGGTCACGATAGTAGGGTTCGTAGCCAAGTCGTTTATGGTGCGGCCCTTCCTGGTTATTGCCGAGCGGCTGCTGCACCGCACACCCCTGGTCAGCATCATCTATTCCAGCCTCAAAGACCTGTTCGATGCCTTCGTCGGCGACAACCAGAAGTTCAATTGCCCGGTGCTGGTGCGCCTCAATGGCCAGGACAACGTCTACAAAATGGGATTCATAACGCAGGATAATCTAGCCGCCCTGCAACGCGAAGACCTAGTGGCAGTATATTTTCCGCATTCCTACAACTTCTCCGGCGAGCTGGTGCTGGTGCAACCCGCTGCCATATCCTATTTGGAGCTGCCCAGCAGCGAGGTCATGAAGTTTATCGTGTCGGGCGGCGTGTCGCGGATAGGGTAG
- a CDS encoding 4-hydroxy-3-methylbut-2-enyl diphosphate reductase, with protein sequence MNVTIDKNSGYCFGVEFAIQMAEDELAHDETLYCLGDIVHNRMEVERLHGKGLRIIDREQLENLHNCKVLIRAHGEPPETYQLALRNNIELIDASCPVVLKLQNRVKHAFDASQRHNGQIVIYGQPGHAEVAGLTGQTGNRAIIIMTEADLDQVDFARPVTLFSQTTKSTAGFYHMKAVMEERIQAAGGSLESFDANDSICRQVSNREPALAKFAVEHDVIVFVSGRKSSNGKALFSVVNKTNPRSYFVENEQELDEAWFHDAQSVGICGATSTPMWLMQRVKERIEEVAEHVV encoded by the coding sequence ATGAACGTTACCATTGATAAAAATTCCGGCTACTGCTTCGGCGTTGAGTTTGCCATTCAGATGGCTGAGGACGAATTGGCCCACGATGAAACCCTGTACTGCCTCGGCGACATTGTGCACAACCGCATGGAAGTGGAGCGCCTGCACGGCAAGGGCCTCCGCATTATTGACCGGGAGCAACTCGAAAATCTCCACAACTGCAAAGTGCTGATCAGGGCGCATGGTGAGCCGCCGGAAACCTATCAGCTGGCTTTGCGCAACAACATTGAGCTGATTGACGCTTCCTGCCCGGTGGTGCTTAAGCTCCAGAACCGAGTCAAGCACGCCTTTGATGCCAGCCAGCGCCATAATGGCCAGATCGTGATATACGGGCAGCCGGGCCATGCCGAAGTGGCCGGCCTCACGGGCCAGACCGGCAACCGCGCCATCATCATCATGACCGAAGCCGACCTCGACCAAGTAGACTTCGCGCGGCCCGTTACGCTCTTCAGCCAGACCACCAAAAGCACAGCCGGCTTCTACCACATGAAAGCCGTAATGGAGGAGCGGATTCAGGCGGCTGGCGGATCATTGGAATCATTTGATGCCAATGACAGCATCTGCCGGCAGGTCAGCAACCGGGAGCCCGCCCTGGCGAAATTTGCCGTGGAGCACGATGTAATTGTGTTCGTGAGCGGACGAAAGAGCTCCAACGGCAAGGCCCTGTTTTCGGTGGTGAACAAAACCAACCCGCGCAGCTACTTTGTAGAAAACGAGCAGGAACTGGACGAAGCATGGTTTCATGATGCCCAATCGGTGGGAATTTGCGGCGCTACCAGCACCCCCATGTGGCTCATGCAACGCGTAAAAGAGCGGATAGAAGAAGTAGCCGAGCACGTAGTGTAA
- the cmk gene encoding (d)CMP kinase, with the protein MKKIVIAIDGYSSCGKSTTAKAVAAELGYAYIDTGAMYRAVTLYLLEHSIAFDNLPQIEQALHEMHISFKRNRKTGRNELCLDGQIREDEIRQMRISNLVSEVSSIPAVRHAMVAQQQRMGRKRGVVMDGRDIGTTVFPDAEVKVFMTAEVVTRAERRQEELAIKGEQVAVEEIVENLRKRDHLDSTRTESPLRRATDAVLLDTTHMMIDEQVDFVLERVSATLFALAAGASTERNGGEVVV; encoded by the coding sequence ATGAAAAAAATCGTCATTGCCATCGATGGCTACTCTTCCTGCGGCAAAAGCACCACAGCCAAGGCGGTGGCTGCGGAGTTGGGCTATGCCTACATCGATACCGGGGCCATGTACCGGGCCGTGACGCTCTACCTGCTGGAGCACAGCATAGCCTTCGATAATCTGCCGCAGATTGAGCAGGCCCTGCACGAAATGCACATCAGCTTCAAGCGCAACCGCAAAACCGGCCGCAACGAGCTATGCCTGGATGGACAAATTCGGGAAGACGAAATCCGGCAGATGCGGATTTCCAACTTGGTGAGTGAAGTGTCCAGCATTCCGGCTGTGCGCCATGCCATGGTGGCGCAGCAGCAGCGCATGGGCCGCAAGCGGGGTGTGGTGATGGACGGCCGCGACATCGGAACCACTGTGTTTCCGGATGCCGAGGTAAAGGTGTTCATGACGGCTGAAGTAGTGACCCGTGCCGAGCGTCGCCAAGAAGAGCTGGCCATAAAAGGCGAGCAGGTGGCGGTGGAGGAAATTGTGGAAAACCTGCGCAAACGCGACCACCTCGACTCGACCCGCACCGAAAGCCCTCTGCGCCGCGCCACCGATGCTGTGCTGCTCGACACAACCCACATGATGATCGACGAGCAGGTTGATTTTGTGCTGGAGCGAGTGTCGGCGACGCTGTTTGCGCTGGCGGCCGGAGCCAGCACCGAACGGAATGGCGGCGAAGTGGTTGTATAA
- the ade gene encoding adenine deaminase, translating to MPVGFQLTANVIDLFANTITPAILQVADGRIAAITPTGSTTPDPTLPYALPGFVDAHVHVESSLLVPAEFARLAVVHGTVATVSDPHEIGNVLGVEGVEFMLESGRQVPFKFCFGAPSCVPATPFETAGAEITAADIEQLFQNPEIGYLAEMMNWPGVLHRDELVMEKIRLAQQYGRPVDGHAPGLRGTDAKCYAEAGISTDHECFTAEEALDKLAVGMKILIREGSAARNFDALIELLPEHYEHLMFCSDDKHPDTLVLGHINQLVQRAVALGHDVLNVLRVACRNPAEHYRLPVGLLRENDPADFIVVNNLTDFRVQQTYLNGELVAENGQTRIPSAPGREVNNFHAHTVAPADFRLPAPTASESVIRVIECFDGQLITARHDVPARVEGGLVMPDVAQDILKLTVVNRYHAAPPAVAFIKGFGLKRGALASSVGHDSHNITAVGCDDESIARAVNLVMEAKGGLAAVGANGEELLLPLPVAGLMSGQDGYRVAADYAAIDALSRRLGSPLGAPFMTLSFMALLVIPSLKLSDKGLFDGESFRFVEAVV from the coding sequence ATGCCCGTCGGTTTTCAGCTCACAGCCAACGTCATCGACCTGTTTGCCAATACCATTACCCCTGCAATCCTACAGGTGGCCGATGGCCGGATTGCCGCCATAACCCCTACCGGCTCTACTACTCCCGACCCGACTCTGCCGTATGCGCTGCCGGGTTTTGTGGATGCGCACGTGCACGTAGAAAGCTCGCTGCTAGTGCCCGCCGAGTTTGCCCGGCTGGCCGTGGTGCATGGGACCGTTGCTACCGTTTCCGACCCGCACGAAATTGGGAATGTGCTGGGCGTTGAGGGGGTGGAGTTCATGCTCGAAAGCGGCCGACAGGTACCGTTCAAGTTCTGTTTTGGAGCACCGTCGTGCGTACCAGCCACGCCATTTGAAACGGCCGGGGCCGAAATAACTGCTGCCGATATCGAGCAGTTGTTCCAGAATCCCGAAATCGGCTATCTGGCGGAGATGATGAACTGGCCCGGTGTGCTGCACCGCGACGAATTAGTGATGGAGAAAATCCGGCTGGCGCAGCAGTACGGCCGGCCCGTGGATGGCCACGCCCCCGGCCTGCGCGGCACCGATGCCAAGTGCTACGCCGAGGCCGGCATCAGCACCGACCACGAATGCTTTACGGCCGAAGAAGCCCTCGACAAGCTGGCCGTGGGCATGAAGATTCTGATTCGGGAAGGCTCAGCGGCCCGCAACTTCGATGCCCTAATTGAGCTGCTACCCGAGCATTACGAACACCTGATGTTTTGCTCCGACGACAAGCACCCCGACACGCTGGTGCTAGGGCACATAAACCAGCTGGTACAGCGGGCAGTGGCGTTGGGCCACGATGTGCTGAACGTATTGCGTGTTGCCTGCCGCAACCCCGCAGAGCATTACCGCCTGCCCGTTGGGCTCCTTCGCGAGAATGACCCTGCTGACTTTATCGTGGTGAATAACCTCACCGATTTCCGGGTGCAACAGACGTATCTGAACGGTGAACTGGTGGCCGAAAACGGCCAGACCCGCATTCCATCGGCGCCCGGCCGCGAGGTCAATAACTTTCATGCCCACACGGTGGCGCCGGCTGATTTCCGATTGCCAGCTCCCACTGCCAGCGAGTCGGTTATCCGGGTGATTGAATGCTTCGATGGGCAGCTTATTACGGCCCGCCATGATGTACCAGCCCGCGTTGAGGGTGGCCTGGTGATGCCTGATGTGGCACAGGATATACTCAAGCTGACTGTGGTAAACCGATACCATGCGGCCCCACCAGCGGTGGCGTTCATCAAAGGATTCGGCTTGAAGCGGGGCGCCCTGGCCAGCAGCGTCGGCCACGACTCGCATAACATCACGGCCGTTGGCTGCGATGATGAAAGCATAGCCCGGGCCGTGAACCTGGTGATGGAGGCGAAAGGTGGCTTGGCAGCGGTGGGTGCCAATGGCGAGGAGTTGCTTCTGCCCCTGCCTGTTGCTGGCCTTATGTCGGGGCAGGACGGCTACCGCGTAGCCGCCGACTATGCCGCTATTGACGCATTGTCGAGGCGGCTAGGCTCGCCGCTGGGCGCACCCTTCATGACGCTTTCGTTTATGGCGCTGCTGGTTATTCCTAGCCTCAAGCTCAGCGACAAAGGCCTATTCGATGGGGAGTCGTTCCGGTTTGTGGAAGCCGTAGTCTAG
- a CDS encoding response regulator has translation MSKKLRNVVLVDDNETTSFLNNRLLNRLEVADRIHTFSRAEQAFQFLWGPDQTGVGPDDIPELVFVDLKMPGMDGFEFLKLYDELPEAAKEKTVMAVLTTSMHAADTARVAQYPNVEYLAKPLTEEKMEKLMKKRFALAE, from the coding sequence ATGTCGAAAAAGCTGCGCAATGTGGTGCTAGTGGATGACAACGAAACCACCAGCTTCCTGAACAATCGTTTGCTGAACCGGCTGGAGGTAGCGGACCGAATCCACACATTCTCCCGTGCTGAGCAGGCATTCCAGTTTCTATGGGGGCCCGACCAGACCGGAGTTGGTCCCGATGACATACCGGAACTCGTGTTCGTAGATCTGAAAATGCCCGGTATGGATGGCTTTGAGTTTCTGAAGCTGTACGACGAGCTGCCAGAGGCCGCCAAAGAAAAAACCGTCATGGCCGTTCTCACTACTTCCATGCACGCTGCTGATACGGCGCGAGTTGCCCAGTACCCTAACGTAGAGTATCTGGCAAAGCCGTTGACAGAGGAGAAGATGGAAAAACTGATGAAAAAGCGGTTTGCGCTGGCAGAATAG
- the sucD gene encoding succinate--CoA ligase subunit alpha, which yields MSVLVNKDSKVIVQGFTGSEGSFHAQQMIEYGTNVVGGVTPGKGGTMHLDRPVFNTVAEAVEQAGADTSIIFVPPAFAADAIMEAADAGIKVIVTITEGIPTKDMIAVKEYLKGREGLRMIGPNCPGVMTAGECKVGIMPGFIFTKGKIGIVSKSGTLTYEAVDQLTKAGLGQTTAIGIGGDPIIGTTTKEAVELLMNDPETEGIVMIGEIGGGMEAEAARWIKETGNKKPVVGFIAGQTAPPGRRMGHAGAIVGGADDTAAAKMAIMRECGIHVVDSPAEIGDTMLRVLSGK from the coding sequence ATGAGTGTTCTGGTAAATAAGGATTCTAAAGTGATAGTACAGGGCTTCACCGGCTCTGAAGGCTCGTTCCATGCGCAGCAGATGATTGAGTACGGTACCAACGTGGTTGGCGGCGTAACGCCCGGCAAAGGCGGTACCATGCACCTCGACCGTCCTGTGTTCAACACCGTAGCTGAAGCCGTAGAGCAGGCCGGTGCCGATACCAGCATCATCTTCGTGCCTCCGGCTTTCGCCGCCGACGCTATTATGGAAGCGGCCGACGCAGGCATTAAGGTTATCGTTACCATCACCGAAGGCATTCCGACCAAGGACATGATTGCGGTGAAGGAATACCTAAAAGGCCGCGAGGGTCTGCGCATGATCGGGCCAAACTGCCCCGGTGTGATGACCGCCGGTGAGTGCAAAGTGGGTATCATGCCCGGCTTTATCTTCACGAAAGGCAAAATCGGTATCGTTTCGAAGTCGGGCACACTGACGTACGAAGCTGTCGATCAGCTCACCAAGGCTGGCCTGGGCCAGACCACGGCCATCGGCATTGGCGGCGACCCCATCATCGGTACTACCACCAAAGAAGCGGTGGAGCTGCTCATGAACGACCCCGAAACCGAAGGCATCGTAATGATTGGTGAGATTGGCGGCGGTATGGAAGCCGAAGCTGCTCGCTGGATCAAGGAAACTGGCAACAAGAAGCCCGTAGTAGGCTTCATTGCCGGCCAGACCGCACCTCCCGGCCGCCGCATGGGCCACGCCGGTGCCATTGTAGGCGGTGCCGACGACACGGCAGCTGCTAAAATGGCCATCATGCGCGAGTGCGGCATCCACGTTGTGGATTCGCCCGCTGAAATCGGCGACACGATGCTGCGCGTACTGAGCGGCAAGTAA
- a CDS encoding mercuric reductase has product MPNTQYDALIIGSGQAGNPLATALADAGQRVVLVEENLLGGSCINYGCTPVKAMLASAERAHQLRTAADYGMQAQEPAVDMAAVVARKDEIVQAMRNGVRSNLTQERPGITVLHGHATFVGPRTVEVLLAGGKTQQLTARKVFINTGTRAAVPDIEGLQEVPFLTTTQLLDLKELPEHLVILGGGYIGLEFSQLYRRLGSRVTIVESHRQLLEREDDDACIGLTRVLEAEGVEVVLGAKVRKVSHKEGTYTLTAQTAAGERRIRGTHLVVATGRRPNTDTLGLGAAGVQTDEKGYIQVNARLETNVRGVYALGDVHGGPQFTHISYDDFRVVRDNLLRGKRRSAKQRPLPYCVFTEPQLGRIGLNEDQAKEQGVSYRVATMPVRTIGRAREIGRTEGFWKVLIGDDDRLLGATVLCAEGGEIMSMFQLMMAGRLKYQQIQDMVLAHPCWAEGLNNVFTQLKRP; this is encoded by the coding sequence ATGCCCAATACTCAGTACGACGCGCTTATTATCGGTTCGGGCCAGGCCGGCAATCCGCTGGCAACTGCGCTGGCCGACGCCGGCCAGCGTGTGGTTCTTGTAGAGGAAAATCTGCTGGGCGGCTCCTGCATCAACTATGGCTGCACGCCCGTGAAGGCCATGCTGGCCTCAGCGGAACGCGCCCACCAGCTGCGCACGGCCGCCGACTACGGTATGCAAGCTCAGGAACCCGCCGTGGATATGGCGGCCGTGGTGGCCCGCAAAGACGAAATAGTACAGGCCATGCGCAACGGGGTGCGCAGCAACCTGACGCAGGAGCGCCCCGGCATTACGGTGCTGCACGGGCACGCTACGTTTGTGGGCCCGCGCACGGTGGAGGTGCTACTGGCCGGTGGCAAAACCCAGCAACTGACCGCCCGCAAGGTGTTCATCAACACCGGTACCCGGGCCGCTGTTCCCGATATCGAAGGGCTGCAGGAGGTTCCATTTCTGACTACCACCCAGCTCCTCGACCTGAAAGAACTGCCAGAACACCTCGTGATTCTGGGTGGTGGCTACATCGGACTGGAGTTCAGCCAACTCTACCGGCGCTTAGGTAGCCGCGTCACCATTGTCGAGTCACATCGGCAGCTGCTGGAGCGCGAAGACGACGACGCCTGCATCGGGCTGACGCGGGTGCTGGAGGCAGAGGGCGTGGAAGTGGTGCTGGGAGCGAAGGTGCGCAAAGTGAGCCACAAGGAAGGCACCTACACGCTCACGGCGCAGACAGCCGCCGGGGAGCGGCGTATTCGGGGCACGCACTTGGTAGTAGCAACAGGCCGCCGCCCCAACACCGACACGCTGGGCCTGGGTGCCGCCGGCGTACAAACGGACGAAAAAGGCTACATCCAGGTGAATGCGCGTCTGGAAACCAATGTGCGCGGCGTGTATGCGTTGGGCGACGTGCACGGCGGCCCCCAGTTCACGCACATCAGCTACGACGATTTCCGGGTAGTGCGCGACAACCTGCTGCGGGGCAAACGCCGCTCGGCTAAACAGCGCCCCCTGCCTTACTGTGTGTTCACGGAGCCCCAGCTGGGCCGTATCGGGCTGAATGAGGACCAGGCCAAAGAACAGGGCGTGTCCTACCGCGTAGCCACCATGCCGGTGCGCACCATCGGGCGAGCCCGCGAAATAGGCCGCACAGAAGGCTTCTGGAAAGTACTGATCGGCGACGATGACCGGTTGCTGGGCGCGACGGTGCTGTGCGCCGAGGGCGGCGAAATCATGAGCATGTTTCAGTTGATGATGGCCGGCCGTCTGAAGTACCAGCAGATACAGGATATGGTGCTGGCCCATCCCTGCTGGGCCGAAGGGCTGAACAACGTATTTACGCAGCTGAAAAGGCCCTAA
- the rny gene encoding ribonuclease Y, translating into MSTSVYIALAAVLALVVGIVVGRLLAGKARQDHEADAKARAQQLLAEAEQQATRTRDERIQQSKDKFRTLKQEWEQESRRQKQALDQELTERRAAVVEQEQSIKQLTQTTQRQLEQIQRKETELDATREKIEAQAQQQREKLEAQEEKRRATLETQLAKLEQREQEVEAELEQRTQELNEQQQHVQQQLETISGLTAAEAREQLVESLKNEAQIQASSYIKDVVAQSKLTATKDAKKIVLETIQRTAAEHAIENCVSVFNIESDDVKGKIIGREGRNIRALEAATGVEIIVDDTPEAIIISGFDPVRREVARLSLHLLVKDGRIHPARIEEIVAKTRKNIDEEIVEIGEKTIIDLGIHGLHPELIKMVGRMRFRSSYGQNLLQHSREVANLCATMAAEMGLDVKKAKRAGLLHDIGKVSTEEPELPHAILGMEMAKKYKEHPDVVNAIGAHHDEIEMTAMISPLVQACDAISGSRPGARREMMESYIKRLKQLEETANGFKGVNQCFAIQAGRELRVMVDAENVTDERASELSYEISQKIEKEMQYPGQIKITVIREMRAVAYAK; encoded by the coding sequence ATGTCCACCTCTGTTTATATTGCTCTTGCCGCCGTGTTGGCCCTTGTGGTCGGCATCGTGGTGGGGCGCCTGCTGGCCGGTAAGGCCCGGCAGGACCACGAGGCCGACGCGAAAGCGCGCGCCCAACAACTGCTGGCCGAAGCCGAGCAGCAAGCCACCCGCACCCGCGACGAGCGGATTCAACAATCGAAAGACAAGTTCCGCACCCTCAAGCAGGAGTGGGAGCAGGAAAGCCGCCGTCAGAAGCAGGCCCTCGACCAAGAACTGACTGAGCGCCGCGCCGCCGTAGTAGAGCAGGAGCAGAGCATTAAGCAGCTCACCCAGACCACCCAGCGCCAACTGGAGCAGATTCAGCGCAAGGAAACCGAGTTGGATGCCACCCGCGAAAAAATTGAAGCGCAGGCCCAGCAGCAGCGCGAAAAGCTGGAAGCCCAGGAAGAGAAGCGTCGCGCTACTCTCGAAACCCAGCTGGCCAAGCTAGAGCAGCGCGAGCAGGAAGTGGAAGCGGAGCTGGAGCAGCGTACACAGGAGCTCAACGAGCAGCAGCAGCATGTGCAGCAGCAGCTGGAAACCATTTCCGGCCTCACCGCCGCCGAAGCCCGCGAGCAGCTGGTAGAGTCGCTCAAGAACGAGGCCCAGATTCAGGCCTCTTCCTACATCAAGGACGTGGTAGCACAGTCCAAGCTCACCGCTACCAAGGACGCCAAGAAAATCGTGCTCGAAACCATTCAGCGCACCGCTGCTGAACATGCTATTGAGAACTGCGTGTCGGTGTTCAACATCGAATCCGACGATGTAAAGGGCAAGATTATCGGCCGCGAGGGGCGCAACATCCGGGCGCTGGAAGCCGCTACCGGCGTCGAAATCATCGTGGACGACACGCCGGAGGCTATTATTATCTCCGGCTTCGACCCGGTGCGCCGCGAGGTGGCCCGCCTGAGCTTGCACTTGCTGGTGAAAGACGGTCGGATTCACCCGGCCCGCATTGAGGAGATTGTGGCCAAAACCCGCAAGAACATTGATGAGGAAATCGTGGAAATCGGGGAGAAGACCATTATCGACCTCGGCATTCACGGCCTGCACCCCGAGCTGATTAAGATGGTGGGACGCATGCGTTTCCGCTCCAGCTACGGCCAGAACCTGCTTCAGCACTCGCGCGAAGTGGCTAACCTGTGCGCCACCATGGCCGCCGAAATGGGCTTGGATGTGAAGAAAGCCAAGCGTGCCGGCCTGCTCCACGACATCGGCAAGGTGAGCACCGAGGAACCCGAACTGCCCCACGCCATTCTGGGCATGGAGATGGCCAAGAAGTACAAGGAGCACCCCGACGTGGTAAACGCCATTGGCGCCCACCACGACGAAATCGAAATGACGGCCATGATTTCGCCGCTCGTGCAGGCCTGCGACGCCATCAGCGGCTCGCGCCCCGGTGCCCGCCGCGAGATGATGGAAAGCTACATCAAACGCCTCAAGCAGTTGGAAGAAACCGCCAACGGCTTCAAGGGCGTGAACCAGTGCTTCGCCATTCAGGCCGGCCGCGAGCTGCGCGTGATGGTAGATGCTGAGAACGTGACGGACGAGCGCGCCTCGGAGCTGAGCTACGAAATTTCCCAGAAGATTGAGAAGGAAATGCAGTACCCCGGCCAGATCAAAATCACGGTCATCCGCGAAATGCGCGCCGTGGCCTACGCTAAGTAA
- a CDS encoding cell division protein ZapA, which yields MSELSIKIRIAERDYPMRVEPQDEERLRMAGRLLGERIKEFREQYGIQDKQDLLAMIALSTMADRLKVSKEKDGTDTVLTERLARLDELLSGVVLV from the coding sequence ATGAGCGAACTATCCATTAAAATCCGCATTGCCGAACGGGACTACCCCATGCGCGTTGAGCCTCAGGATGAGGAGCGACTCCGTATGGCCGGACGTCTGCTGGGCGAGCGGATCAAGGAATTTCGCGAGCAATACGGCATTCAGGACAAGCAGGATCTGCTGGCCATGATTGCCCTGTCCACGATGGCTGACCGCCTGAAAGTCAGTAAGGAAAAAGATGGTACCGACACGGTTCTGACCGAGCGCCTCGCACGCCTCGACGAGCTGTTATCGGGAGTGGTGCTCGTCTGA